One window of the Manihot esculenta cultivar AM560-2 chromosome 14, M.esculenta_v8, whole genome shotgun sequence genome contains the following:
- the LOC110600241 gene encoding GTP-binding nuclear protein Ran-3 — protein MALPNQQTVDYPSFKLVIVGDGGTGKTTFVKRHLTGEFEKKYEPTIGVEVHPLDFFTNCGQIRFYCWDTAGQEKFGGLRDGYYIHGQCAIIMFDVTARLTYKNVPTWHRDLCRVCENIPIVLCGNKVDVKNRQVKAKQVTFHRKKNLQYYEISAKSNYNFEKPFLYLARKLAGDPNLHFVATPALAPPEVQIDLAAQQQHEAELAAAASQPLPDDDDDTFE, from the exons ATG gcTTTGCCAAATCAACAAACTGTCGATTATCCGAGCTTCAAGCTCGTTATTGTTGGAGACGGAGGCACTG GAAAGACTACATTTGTGAAGAGGCATCTGACTGGAGAGTTTGAGAAGAAATATGAAC CAACTATTGGTGTGGAGGTTCATCCATTGGATTTCTTTACAAACTGTGGACAGATTCGCTTCTACTGCTGGGATACAGCTGGGCAGGAGAAATTTGGTGGTCTCAGAGATGGTTACTA TATTCATGGGCAATGTGCCATCATTATGTTTGATGTTACAGCCCGTCTGACTTACAAGAACGTTCCGACATGGCATCGTGATCTCTGCCG AGTGTGCGAGAATATACCCATTGTTCTTTGTGGGAACAAGGTTGATGTCAAGAATAGGCAAGTCAAGGCAAAGCAGGTCACTTTTCACAGGAAGAAGAACCTTCAGTACTATGAAATATCTGCCAAGAGCAACTACAATTTTGAGAAACCTTTCTTGTACCTGGCACGCAAACTTGCTGG GGACCCTAATCTTCACTTTGTTGCAACTCCTGCCCTTGCACCTCCTGAAGTACAAATTGATTTGGCTGCACAGCAACA GCACGAAGCTGAGCTTGCTGCAGCAGCTAGTCAGCCTCTcccagatgatgatgatgacacATTTGAATAG